Proteins encoded by one window of Acidobacteriota bacterium:
- a CDS encoding succinate dehydrogenase iron-sulfur subunit, producing MKIHLRIKRFNPEKDRKPWWGEYTVPAEPTDRLLDALNYVKWYIDGTLSYRRSCAHGVCGSDAMQINGHNALACKLLLRNLGKRITVEPLPAFPVLKDLIVDMERFFQINKNVKAYFIAHSPAPEKERLQSPEERERFDDTTKCILCGACTSSCPSYWVNGQYVGPAAIVNAHRFIFDSRDEGTEERLKIMASVDGVWRCHTIFNCTEACPRGIQVTRAIGQVKKALLLGPVG from the coding sequence TTGAAAATACACTTAAGAATCAAGCGGTTCAATCCCGAGAAAGACCGCAAGCCCTGGTGGGGTGAGTACACGGTCCCGGCAGAACCCACAGACCGGCTATTAGACGCGCTCAACTATGTCAAGTGGTATATCGACGGCACCCTGTCCTATCGCCGGTCGTGCGCCCACGGCGTCTGTGGCTCCGACGCTATGCAAATCAACGGACATAATGCTCTGGCATGTAAGCTACTTTTGCGGAACCTGGGGAAGCGCATCACGGTCGAGCCTCTACCGGCATTTCCGGTTTTAAAAGACTTGATTGTAGATATGGAACGCTTCTTTCAAATCAATAAAAATGTCAAAGCCTATTTCATTGCTCACTCTCCCGCGCCTGAAAAGGAGCGCCTGCAATCACCCGAGGAGCGGGAGCGGTTTGATGACACGACCAAGTGCATTCTTTGCGGTGCCTGCACGAGTTCCTGTCCATCATACTGGGTTAACGGACAATACGTCGGTCCTGCCGCCATCGTCAATGCGCACCGCTTTATTTTTGACAGCCGTGACGAAGGGACGGAAGAGCGGCTGAAAATTATGGCGAGCGTTGATGGGGTGTGGCGCTGCCATACGATTTTTAACTGCACGGAGGCCTGCCCGCGCGGCATCCAGGTGACCCGCGCG
- a CDS encoding FAD-dependent oxidoreductase translates to MSTAQITWPVFKIKLLDRSEVAQDTMAFRFERPAGWNFKAGQFVDITALDPPETDSEGNVRGFSVASSPYEDTLMVATRMRNTAFKRVLAALPLQTEFKIEGPFGNLVLHNNARKPAILLAGGIGITPFRSIVRHAAHEKLPHQIYLFYSNYRPEDAPFLEELGDLEKQNLNYHFIPTMTAMERSERPWSGERGFINAQMLAKHLRVAAPSDPPVAEAIYYIAGPPGMVAALRKMLADWGVDEDNIRTEEFAGY, encoded by the coding sequence ATGAGCACAGCACAAATAACATGGCCGGTTTTTAAAATTAAGCTGCTGGACCGCAGCGAAGTCGCACAAGACACGATGGCGTTCCGATTCGAGCGCCCGGCGGGATGGAATTTTAAGGCGGGGCAATTTGTGGATATCACGGCGCTCGACCCGCCGGAAACAGACTCGGAAGGCAACGTGCGAGGTTTCTCGGTTGCGAGCTCCCCCTATGAGGATACTCTGATGGTGGCGACCCGCATGCGGAATACTGCTTTCAAGCGCGTACTAGCTGCATTACCTCTCCAGACGGAGTTCAAAATCGAGGGACCGTTCGGCAACTTGGTGCTTCACAATAACGCCAGGAAGCCCGCCATTCTGCTCGCCGGAGGCATTGGGATCACGCCTTTCCGCAGCATCGTGCGACACGCAGCACACGAGAAGCTGCCCCACCAGATCTACTTGTTCTACTCGAACTATCGCCCCGAGGATGCTCCTTTCCTCGAAGAACTCGGCGACCTGGAAAAGCAAAATCTGAACTATCACTTTATTCCCACCATGACTGCGATGGAGCGCTCCGAGCGCCCGTGGTCAGGGGAAAGGGGTTTTATCAATGCGCAGATGCTCGCGAAGCATTTGAGGGTGGCTGCGCCGTCGGACCCGCCCGTCGCTGAGGCGATCTATTACATTGCAGGACCGCCCGGCATGGTGGCTGCCCTGCGGAAAATGCTGGCCGATTGGGGCGTGGACGAAGATAATATCCGGACTGAGGAGTTCGCGGGATATTAG
- a CDS encoding DMT family transporter, with product MDVTAKDAGFGSSGISRAGSAATGQSSVEPVSRKRAADVLMLVTTFCWASNIIAGKEALRGFSPLALAQLRMLLAALCYGAMFLFWPNRPRLRLTPQQWLLLGLMAFTGITLNQICYLGGLARTSVTHTGLLQAVGPIMVLLLAAMIGREKLTIQNCAGMMIAFGGVAILLIGKAGAANGAHWSGDLFLLGAGAAFAFYTILMKDVADDYDPLTLSTLVFGLGAALLVPFSLRSIAAVEWQMVPLRAWAGLAYMVVFGSVVAYLIFAFALTVLSASKAAAFSYLQPVMAVALGVWLLGERITLQAVAGGFLILLGVYLTELQRARRRSVAKELQPVGIHRLQSNKAALRELYTDAQSEPVPPGCDAPCETNKGRQAIELVNHAWEDCSAQFGHKRPKPILGIKKRCARRACAAATSVPTVAPGEPHEQWKRQSSHGNFSSRFRGRSNSARAAFPRRSGR from the coding sequence ATGGATGTCACAGCCAAAGATGCAGGGTTTGGAAGTTCGGGTATAAGTCGAGCCGGCAGCGCTGCAACCGGTCAAAGCTCTGTCGAGCCTGTCTCCCGCAAGAGGGCCGCTGATGTTTTGATGCTGGTGACCACCTTTTGCTGGGCTAGCAATATCATTGCAGGAAAAGAGGCGTTGCGAGGCTTCTCACCTCTGGCGCTCGCGCAATTGAGGATGTTGCTGGCGGCGCTTTGTTATGGGGCCATGTTTCTTTTCTGGCCCAACCGGCCTCGGCTGCGCTTGACCCCGCAGCAATGGCTGCTGCTGGGGCTCATGGCTTTCACAGGGATTACCCTAAACCAGATTTGCTATCTGGGCGGCCTGGCGCGCACTTCTGTGACTCATACGGGCCTGCTCCAGGCCGTCGGCCCTATCATGGTCCTGCTTCTCGCTGCCATGATCGGCCGCGAGAAGCTGACGATTCAGAATTGCGCCGGGATGATGATTGCCTTTGGCGGCGTAGCCATCTTGCTGATTGGCAAAGCGGGCGCGGCCAACGGCGCGCATTGGAGCGGAGACTTGTTCCTGCTAGGGGCGGGGGCCGCGTTCGCGTTCTACACCATCCTGATGAAAGATGTCGCTGACGATTATGATCCCCTGACCCTGAGCACGCTGGTTTTTGGATTAGGCGCCGCGCTTTTGGTTCCTTTCTCGTTGCGCTCAATCGCTGCTGTCGAATGGCAGATGGTTCCTCTTCGTGCCTGGGCGGGCCTGGCTTACATGGTCGTCTTCGGGTCTGTTGTTGCCTATCTCATATTCGCGTTTGCGCTTACGGTTCTTTCCGCTTCCAAAGCCGCGGCATTTTCTTACTTGCAGCCCGTGATGGCCGTGGCGTTGGGAGTCTGGCTCCTTGGGGAACGGATCACGTTGCAGGCGGTCGCGGGCGGTTTTCTAATCCTGCTCGGCGTTTATCTAACGGAACTCCAGAGGGCTCGAAGAAGAAGCGTGGCAAAAGAACTGCAGCCAGTGGGGATACACAGATTGCAAAGTAACAAAGCTGCACTCAGAGAGCTCTATACAGATGCGCAGAGTGAACCAGTTCCGCCCGGGTGCGATGCACCTTGCGAAACAAATAAGGGGCGCCAAGCCATCGAACTGGTCAACCACGCATGGGAGGATTGCAGCGCCCAATTTGGCCACAAGCGGCCAAAGCCAATTCTGGGAATCAAAAAGAGGTGCGCGAGACGCGCCTGCGCGGCAGCAACAAGCGTGCCAACTGTGGCGCCAGGAGAGCCTCATGAACAATGGAAACGGCAATCATCACACGGCAATTTCTCTTCCCGGTTTCGAGGGCGTTCTAACTCTGCCCGGGCAGCCTTTCCCCGCCGCTCCGGAAGGTGA
- a CDS encoding GTP cyclohydrolase I, with translation MRRVNQFRPGAMHLAKQIRGAKPSNWSTTHGRIAAPNLATSGQSQFWESKRGARDAPARQQQACQLWRQESLMNNGNGNHHTAISLPGFEGVLTLPGQPFPAAPEGDRLEGIIRMLLTEIGVDVNSEHFRETPARVATFYREFTRGYKTNPAAILKTFRAKSSSLVVVSHIDFFSLCPHHLLVYGGKVHFAYVPDQQIVGVSKIPRLVHALARRPVVQEALAADIADAFMSVVKPLGCAVKAIGHHDCVAARGVRCPSAVMTTVVTRGIFQEKEALCREFDRAVAEAQKCTR, from the coding sequence ATGCGCAGAGTGAACCAGTTCCGCCCGGGTGCGATGCACCTTGCGAAACAAATAAGGGGCGCCAAGCCATCGAACTGGTCAACCACGCATGGGAGGATTGCAGCGCCCAATTTGGCCACAAGCGGCCAAAGCCAATTCTGGGAATCAAAAAGAGGTGCGCGAGACGCGCCTGCGCGGCAGCAACAAGCGTGCCAACTGTGGCGCCAGGAGAGCCTCATGAACAATGGAAACGGCAATCATCACACGGCAATTTCTCTTCCCGGTTTCGAGGGCGTTCTAACTCTGCCCGGGCAGCCTTTCCCCGCCGCTCCGGAAGGTGACCGCCTGGAAGGCATTATCCGGATGCTCCTCACGGAAATCGGTGTGGATGTTAACAGCGAGCACTTTCGCGAGACGCCAGCGCGGGTCGCGACGTTCTATCGCGAGTTCACGCGTGGCTATAAAACCAACCCTGCCGCAATCCTCAAAACTTTCCGCGCGAAATCCAGCAGCCTGGTGGTGGTTTCTCATATCGATTTCTTTTCCCTCTGCCCGCATCATCTTCTGGTCTACGGCGGAAAGGTCCATTTCGCCTATGTGCCCGATCAGCAGATCGTGGGCGTCTCGAAGATTCCCCGGCTCGTGCACGCGCTGGCCCGCCGCCCGGTAGTCCAGGAGGCCCTGGCTGCGGATATCGCGGATGCGTTCATGTCCGTGGTCAAGCCGCTCGGTTGCGCGGTAAAGGCCATCGGGCATCACGACTGCGTGGCGGCACGCGGTGTCAGGTGCCCGTCCGCAGTGATGACCACGGTGGTCACCCGCGGAATTTTCCAGGAAAAAGAAGCCTTGTGCCGGGAGTTTGATCGCGCCGTGGCCGAGGCGCAGAAATGTACGCGCTAA